The window TCTTCTAACAGTAAACATGCGCTTTCGTAGTACTTCAAGATTTCAATCTTTTAAGCTAAAATAATAGTTTtccttcaaataaaaaaaaaaatataaagtaatattagttatatataacatattagtAAGTACTCAAAAATCTAAAGAATAAACATAGCATTATAACCTActatcgaaatatattctgctaatttttaaattcaaaatatacATCAACCATAACCTAAAAGATCACTATCCTATATTTtgagtatataattattttttgtcatgACATTATTGAagttttttatctctttaaaatTACTAAACTTAAACCCAATTACAAttccattataaaaaaaaagaaaatatatttctaaattttatagaaaaatggaCTTAAAAGCTGTAGTTATCTCAGGAGAGGCACCAGAATCAGATGATGATACTGCTAGTATTACTACGGTATATTGATTCTTATATTtaagtgattaaaaaaataatatgttatatacctatatattttatttaaaaatttcaggGCATAGGATTTCCCTCTGTACGTACACCAAATTATTGTGGCACAATTATTACTGGCGAAGCTCCTGAATCTGATGAAGGTAAttcagataataatttttatacatagtAAATTTGagtaatatatactatatttatagatGGTACAAGTTTGAGCAGTATCAGTGGAGCAATTGATGCTATGACTTGCCCACCTTATGCAGAAGTAAAAACactaaaatctaaaaaaagcAGTGTTAAATATAATAGCTTGCTTCATAAAAAACTACGTAAGTAAtacaaagattttttatttgataaggatgaataattaattatgtttccAGAATTACATTAGTTATGCTACAGGTTTTGGTTACAGAAAGAATGTAAAACAGATACTTTTAATAACatcatatttcattaatattatagtagTACAATATGCATCCCTATAGCTAAAACAcagtattgtatataatatttttgatgcagaaacatttttattaataatgtaatttttttgctGAAGTAAGAATTTAATGGATTATGATCCATTTCATATAGCACctaaaatttgttttactcACAAGCAGAATATTATCctgttatgtatatactttaaatgtatatatagtataaatgatacactgtatatttataaagagaaaaaattattttttatgaaatattatctattttaaataataataacaataataatgtaatgcaaataaaaaatgttgccTTCATGTTTTATATAGGTGAATGTAATGAAACATTGGATAAAGACATAATTCAGATCACAGAAGGAACAGTTGTTAATGATGTTCAAGAATTATCAGCTGTCAACAGACAGTTATTGAGAAGCGAACTTGTCTTACAAGAGGCGGTTTGTCAATTGCGTAATGCatctaataaatctaaaaatgcATCTAATGCTCTGTATGAACTTATAAATACGCGTTTTTTACATTCTATTAAAACATAagttgtttgtttgtttgtaatatatccttgttaataaaatatatttatagtaatacTATAGACTGAAGATAATAAAGTTATTCAGAATTgcattaaatgtaaatattaaaaatgatcataaatacaatatattgaGCATTGATGTGTGTTGATTATAATTGGCAGTCTATTCAATATATCAATTATGTACTATCATACCTGAGAAGTTCAAGTatgaataatttctcttttaatttattagaaattaagaTAATTCTAATACACAACAAATACAATTTGGTTTAGtgatgtatctatatattatcaaGTAATAAATATCCTTATATTGATCGTTGCATTGTCTAATTTTGCATGACATAAATTAGATGTTTATTGTAAGGATAACAATGTAAACACTAAAATTCGGCATATGTatgttaagatatatatatatatcaaagaatgtcacgatatttaaatatggaGTACCTGTAAAGAATAGACATATACATTGTATaactgttttctctcttctttctttttagaataTAGCATAATTCAACTTTTACATatagaaatgtaaaaatgtaaaatacaacataattgcaataaaaagtaacaatttgtttaaatatttaaaaattattttgcttattacaaatgaaaaacAGTTAGTACCATGAAGCTCATCTACTAATTGTGCATATGTATAATCTTTTCAGGAACACCTGtctatttactttattttctgctgatttttttatcaaatgcaCAACTTCATTTGGTATCAAAGGAttgatattgttttcttttctaatacatCACTACATCTAGTGTTTAATGAATTGGTGATTTTAATGGGGATGCAATCTGTTTTCCTATAAATTCAGTCTTAAATATTCCATCAATCTTCGTTGAACATAAGTTCAGTATggatatatctacataaaatacataaataaaacatattcttGTGTTAATACTGATATGATAACATCGTGACGGAATACCTTCTTTgacatcattattttttcttatcaaatatGTTCAGATTATTTAATGACTaagtactttatatatttgtattataatcatattttgtattaaagcAATTCCATATGCCACATACTAAACTCAACACATGTCCAAAGTATCTATTTTtgagttaaatatatatatatatatatatatatatatatatatatatatatatcaatgaaaacaTAAGATAAAATCTGATCTAATTATACAATACTTAACTCATGAAATATATAagcaaaaatttgtttatcttcGGTTATTAAAGTTTGTAATTTTGGACTGATATTGGACTGATAATTGGACTGAATTTTGGAatagatattttcaaatactcCATAAATCATTTGTAGttagaaatagaattatttgtGTATCTGTACGTATTTCTTTATCATCTCACTTTCTTCAAAACAACCCTGGTAAGCAGGTTTTATATGGAACAGAATTGTGAATCCTTAATCCAtagattttttcattttttgttgtaatataatgatttttgCTTGCTCCAATTGAAGCTTGCAAGTAAGTGTTGTATGGGCTCAATTCCAAAGAAGGATTAAAGTTTGTTGTAATTGGCGACCTTTATAGAAAATACGACGCCTAACCCGATACATATTAGCCAATGTGAGGGCGCCCACCCCCCACATGGCCTACGCTCGCTCCATCTCTCCACCACTTGCATAAATCTGAAGAAGAGCCATTGACTCCTGTGCTTGTCGTTTTTCTGCGAGAAATCGACCAGATGCTTCCTTCAATTGCTCAAGGAAAATCCTAAAATAAATGGCAAAAGAGAAGATGAGAAATGTTCATGATGAAACACTTATACATTTACAAAATGTAAGCACAGACCTGTCAGGTACTATATCAGCTAAGCTGTCAGGATCCATATCACTGAGCAGTTCTAAATCATTTCCACCAAGTAGTGAAATATGTGATGGATCATCATGTAATGATGAAACTAATGGTTCTATTGGTGGACGTCGACGTCTGATTTCGGTACTTCTTGAAGTGCCTTCTATGTTGTCCACATCATCCACAACAATATAACGAGAAGCAGTCTTGCTACTACCTGCTGCAATCCACTTCTGATCTCCATATAAAACCATTAGACTGGTGTTTCTTTCCAAAGTTGCAAAGTATTCTTCATCATCTACTTCAGTTCCTGAATACAAAGTCAACCAAATAACCATTAAATCTAAATTTAGAACAAAATTTTAAGATATGTTCCATATAATAAGAATGTACCCTTACCATCTTGCTCTAATACAATTGTAAGATTTGCATCTGGTGGTAAAGCCAAGCGATTTCGAGCAATATTAGTTAAATCTTTCAAAGAAGAGGCAGTGAtaccctttcttctttctcttgcatGATCAACTATCTTATATGGATTACCCAATCCTTGTACTATCCCTGATGCCTCTGACATGTTGctttaaattgtaaataatagattcaatataaattttttaatatgttctCAAAACAATTGCCTTTtccaatttttcaataatgaataaaaacagTGATAGAGCAgaaattcacttttttttaaattgacaCTGATAAGGCCTGATTCTCGTTGCACATTTATTGGACAATGGACTTATATCcttaaaaaaaatgcaatcgAGCTTACATTTACACAATACTAATAACCAACtataaacgtttataaatGCTATTATATTAAAGCACTATATAAATACTGAAGtggttcgaataaaaatttgtatggtTTAAACGCAAGTACGAAAGGGCAGTGTTTTAGGATTGTATCGGATCAGCTTGGTTCTTTACGAATTTTAGTATAGCATTAGCGATTCacatgaacgaataaaaaatgtagaagaCGGCAATGTTTAACGATACGCCTGAGTGACTGAACTGACTGTGTGTCAACCCAACACTGGGTCAATGGTGCAACTACCCCTCCTATTTATACTCCTTGCAGACTGctgcgtatatacatatatccaggAGACACCCCCAACCGTACTCACTACCAACACGGCATCTAGACAGAAATCAATAACCTACCCTACAGTAGAGTACATTTTTTCACTTCGGGCAAACTATATCACTGTTTATAGATGgaactttatataaatattcaaagcATTGTGCTAATAATAActtctaaataatatatctgctcttataaatatttattcgatttgttattattgtatGAATGTTAGATTATcattaatctaaaaaaaaaattttttatatattcttttatatttatgtaataatccTTTAAATATagcaacaaaaatattatattttcaattatatttataatgttaataaCCAAGTGTTACTACTGATATATTTTCGCGATTTatgcttttatatttacattccatataatatttatttatcaatctttaaaaaaattaatttcaaaaaaattaaaaagataatatatatgtatacagtagaataattattttaagttaaaagtatctaataaaaatgtaaccATATATGCAGCATCAAAATAgatcaatttatattaattatatttattaattgaatgtttccacaaatatacatatatgatacattgaaatattttatatattttatatattttatatattatatatattgttataaaaaacaatgttTGTATTTATACTTACTTCTTAActtgagaaaatattaataaattaataataaaattaaataatattagtaaattaaaaaattatatgacaaaataaaacagattTAGACAagtcaaatataatttatttttagattggGTATCAAATTTGACTAGGATTTGTGAACTTAGGACACGGCACTGCAACTAAATTTAGACCAAGAAGACTAGATACTGTCTTAAGATTAAAGTTAGCCCAGGCTTAGCTCAGTTGAGGCTCTTAAATGAGCCATAAGCTGTATTTGGAtggaaagaattaaatttaattaagatattctacaaaataacaaaaaaatgcCAAGTGTTAATAAAGAATCAGATGATAGTCAAACTTGGGAGTTAGCTGAAAGATGTTTATTACCAATCGCATTTTCACATGCAATTGCAGTAATTCTAgcaacaatattaaatatttttggtaTTTCACAAACATCTAGTTTTGCATTGTTCTTACTTTTGTTAGTGATATCAGTGAGTTCTACATTATTTTATCACAATTTAAAGGTGAGTCATTCATATCATGTCTATATAAACATAGCAAAtacattgtattaaaaataatcattatttcaaatgatttatatcttcaaaatatttttattaagagataacttacataataaatttatttattatcataataaatttctattgtcaatatttttttaattaaacagtAAAAGATTTTGATAATAGCAACTTTAATGTCAAATACATACAATTATAATGccaaatcaaaaaatttttttcttgtgtaCTACCTTCTTAAAAACCCTGCCATTGAAACTTCTGACCTTTTTtgtgtaatattaaattaaactaACTAGACTATTAAGTTGCATACTATTCCCATTGGAATACTTTAtaaagatttctcttttttttatatatatatttgtatacttaTGATATAATAGTATAACAATGCAGTTTTTTAGGatttttcatacatttatatttaaagatatgatactgaaaaattatagattgaaaaattatatacataataggTTACTGCAGCAGGAAAGGCAGTGCTTGTAACAGGGTGTGATTCAAGAGTTGGGTATACTTTGGCTAAACAATTAGATGATTTGGTatgatatttatcaatttaaaaattcaatgatattgttattattgacAGTATTATTTAACATAGCACTATTATTTATCACAGGGTTTCACAGTTTTCGCtggatttaataataaagatgactctgaagaaacaatgaaaaaattaaaacaagatGCATCTGGAAGATTACATGTGCTGCAACTTGATGTTACTAGTGAACATGATATACATTCAATCTTTCTGTATGTGAATGAAAATTTACCAGATGAAGCACCAGGTAtaacaaatgaatttttctttctttaaaaaaatactataaaataattatattttgtattttattaaacaatggACCAAATTAGGATTATGGGCATTAGTGCATGCAGCAGCATGGGTAACATTGGGTGAATGTGAATGGATACCTCCTTTGGTCTTAAAACGAagtatagatattaattttattggtCTTGCCCGATTAACAcaggtaataatattataagtctatttataatataaatatatttatatatataattattataggtATTTTTACCATTGGTGAGAAGGTCAAGAGGACGAGTTGTAATAGTTAGTAGTCTCTTAGCTCGCATACCGAGTCCTGTAAGAGGCATTTATTGCGCAGTTAAGGTAATGTTAGAAATTTACTTGTTgcaataaaaatcaaattaaaaaattgattagaatataatatttttaatatgtttagGCTGCTATTGAAGCATGGGGTTCTTGTCTTCGATTAGAAATGCGAAGATGGGGAGTTGATGTAGTGATTGTAGAAACAGGAGAATACATATCTGGTAATGCTTGGTTAAAAGACAATAATTCATTGCTAGAACAAGCTCGAGATATGTGGATGCAACTTGACCCTCAAACACGTAAAGAATACGGAGAAGAATTATTCCAGAAAGAAATGCTAGctcttgaaaaatatacacaAGGACCTGAAGCAGACTTAACATCTGTTACTAGAGCTTTGACAGATAGTGTATTGAAAACATTTCCAATGCAAAGGTATGCTCCTGTATCACGTCAAGAACGAATGCATGCTTTATGCAGTGATTATCTTCCAAAAccaatttatgatattttatacacTAATTATTAATGAGCCTTATCATATTGTGTTCACCTACAGAATTACTTCAAAATTATATCCAAATGCTTTTTGTATACATTCGAAGTTACACCAATAAGCTTTATTAGCAAGAGATGtcatatgattattttaaacCTAGAACACTGCCTATTTAGATGAAAACAGTTTTAAGATATccatgttttttaattatcgtttattgtaattaatggTCTCAGTGAGCGATTATATGTAATGAGTTGATTGTGGTGGTTTGTACCAAAAcacaaaaaattacaaatgtaacctaataaaatatatagaacaaTGTATCACacatttcgtttaatattaaattatttcagatCTTTTCCtatcgattataaattaatgcatagtaatgttttaaataaataaccaCTTACAAAATTAAACACTTGATAagtcttctatttttatatttacaagaaCACAATAGAAAAAAGTCAAGTAACTTATAATGAAACTAG is drawn from Vespula pensylvanica isolate Volc-1 chromosome 10, ASM1446617v1, whole genome shotgun sequence and contains these coding sequences:
- the LOC122632696 gene encoding uncharacterized protein LOC122632696 codes for the protein MDLKAVVISGEAPESDDDTASITTGIGFPSVRTPNYCGTIITGEAPESDEDGTSLSSISGAIDAMTCPPYAEVKTLKSKKSSVKYNSLLHKKLRECNETLDKDIIQITEGTVVNDVQELSAVNRQLLRSELVLQEAVCQLRNASNKSKNASNALYELINTRFLHSIKT
- the LOC122632694 gene encoding D-beta-hydroxybutyrate dehydrogenase, mitochondrial; protein product: MPSVNKESDDSQTWELAERCLLPIAFSHAIAVILATILNIFGISQTSSFALFLLLLVISVSSTLFYHNLKVTAAGKAVLVTGCDSRVGYTLAKQLDDLGFTVFAGFNNKDDSEETMKKLKQDASGRLHVLQLDVTSEHDIHSIFLYVNENLPDEAPGLWALVHAAAWVTLGECEWIPPLVLKRSIDINFIGLARLTQVFLPLVRRSRGRVVIVSSLLARIPSPVRGIYCAVKAAIEAWGSCLRLEMRRWGVDVVIVETGEYISGNAWLKDNNSLLEQARDMWMQLDPQTRKEYGEELFQKEMLALEKYTQGPEADLTSVTRALTDSVLKTFPMQRYAPVSRQERMHALCSDYLPKPIYDILYTNY
- the LOC122632695 gene encoding DNA fragmentation factor subunit alpha-like is translated as MSEASGIVQGLGNPYKIVDHARERRKGITASSLKDLTNIARNRLALPPDANLTIVLEQDGTEVDDEEYFATLERNTSLMVLYGDQKWIAAGSSKTASRYIVVDDVDNIEGTSRSTEIRRRRPPIEPLVSSLHDDPSHISLLGGNDLELLSDMDPDSLADIVPDRIFLEQLKEASGRFLAEKRQAQESMALLQIYASGGEMERA